A window of Tautonia plasticadhaerens contains these coding sequences:
- a CDS encoding ABC transporter ATP-binding protein — MRGHRRGVAIALATLTVGTLLRLIPPAATKVVIDYVLLDRPLPDRIPAWAPIPSSSVGKLGAVVAVVFAVSVIGALLGVWGRWRATVVSKQLQVRVRRRVFEHASRLPLHRIYQLKSGGLSSLIRDDAGAPGEMVFNMVYNPWRALTQLVGGLAILAWIDWRFLLGAVGLIPVAYWADRLWNRVLRPIHRRSRRQRQEIDAKSTETFGGMRVVRAFGRQKTEAARFVRESHLLTRLEMLGWYRARAFDLFWDLLMPSASGALLLYGGWQVLRGELSPGDLMMFLVYLAMLLEPIAVLASNMTTLQNNLSGFDRVLDMLGEPTELASNPGAIHARKGRVGGRISIEGLRFRYPGHEEEVIRGIDLEVEPGETIALVGRSGAGKTTLCNLVARFYDPTGGSIRLDGTDLRDVDLQSYRRLLGIVEQDVFLFDGSVAENIAYADRRASRSAIERAARAANASGFIEALPGGYDTLIGERGVRLSGGQRQRLAIARAILADPVIFILDEATSNLDTESERLIQAALADLMRDRTSFVIAHRLSTIRDADRILVLDSGEVAEVGSHDELMERSGLYRDMVELQRMEGGA, encoded by the coding sequence ATGCGGGGGCATCGCCGGGGCGTGGCGATCGCGCTGGCGACGCTGACCGTCGGCACCCTGCTGCGGCTCATCCCGCCGGCGGCCACCAAGGTGGTGATCGACTACGTATTGCTGGATCGCCCGCTGCCGGACCGGATCCCGGCCTGGGCGCCGATCCCGTCCTCGAGCGTCGGCAAGCTCGGGGCGGTGGTGGCGGTGGTCTTCGCCGTGTCGGTGATCGGGGCGCTGCTGGGGGTCTGGGGGAGGTGGCGGGCGACCGTCGTGTCCAAGCAACTCCAGGTGAGGGTCCGGCGCCGGGTGTTCGAGCACGCGTCGCGGCTGCCGCTGCACCGGATCTACCAGTTGAAGTCGGGGGGGCTGTCGAGCCTGATCCGGGACGACGCCGGGGCGCCCGGCGAGATGGTCTTCAACATGGTCTACAACCCGTGGCGGGCGCTGACGCAGCTGGTCGGCGGGCTGGCGATCCTGGCCTGGATCGACTGGCGGTTCCTGCTGGGGGCGGTCGGCCTGATCCCGGTCGCCTATTGGGCCGACCGGCTCTGGAACCGGGTCCTGCGGCCGATCCACCGCCGGTCCCGGAGGCAGCGGCAGGAGATCGACGCCAAGAGCACCGAGACGTTCGGCGGCATGCGGGTGGTCCGGGCCTTCGGCCGGCAGAAGACCGAGGCGGCCCGGTTCGTGAGGGAGAGCCACCTGCTGACCCGGCTGGAGATGCTCGGCTGGTACCGGGCTCGGGCCTTCGACCTGTTCTGGGACCTGCTGATGCCGTCGGCCTCGGGGGCCTTGCTGCTCTACGGCGGCTGGCAGGTCCTGCGGGGGGAGCTGTCCCCGGGTGACCTGATGATGTTCCTGGTCTACCTGGCGATGCTGCTGGAGCCGATCGCCGTGCTGGCCTCGAACATGACGACCCTGCAGAATAACCTGTCGGGCTTCGACCGGGTGCTCGACATGCTGGGGGAGCCCACCGAGCTGGCCTCGAACCCCGGGGCGATCCACGCCCGAAAGGGGAGGGTGGGGGGCCGGATCTCGATCGAGGGGCTGCGGTTCCGCTACCCGGGGCACGAGGAGGAGGTGATCCGGGGGATCGACCTGGAGGTGGAGCCGGGGGAGACGATCGCGCTGGTCGGCCGGTCCGGCGCGGGGAAGACGACCCTCTGCAACCTGGTCGCCCGGTTCTACGACCCGACCGGCGGGTCGATCCGGCTCGACGGCACGGATTTGAGGGACGTCGACCTCCAGAGCTACCGTCGACTGCTGGGGATCGTCGAGCAGGACGTCTTCCTGTTCGACGGCTCGGTGGCCGAGAACATCGCCTATGCCGACCGGAGGGCCTCCCGCTCGGCGATCGAGCGGGCGGCCCGGGCGGCCAACGCGTCGGGGTTCATCGAGGCCCTGCCGGGCGGCTACGACACGCTGATCGGCGAGCGGGGCGTCCGGCTCAGCGGGGGCCAGCGGCAGCGGCTGGCGATCGCCCGGGCGATCCTGGCCGACCCGGTGATCTTCATCCTCGACGAGGCGACGAGCAACCTCGACACCGAGAGCGAGCGGCTCATCCAGGCGGCGCTGGCCGACCTGATGCGGGACCGGACCTCGTTCGTCATCGCCCACCGCCTGAGCACGATCCGGGACGCCGACCGGATCCTCGTGCTCGACTCGGGAGAGGTGGCCGAGGTCGGCAGCCACGACGAGCTGATGGAGCGGAGCGGGCTCTACCGGGACATGGTGGAATTGCAGCGGATGGAGGGGGGGGCCTGA
- a CDS encoding putative bifunctional diguanylate cyclase/phosphodiesterase has product MGDDDRPERFPLTRLGLPEFPRGDPGPEGVRSRRSGPASGPLEGLGRRLHRVPPALQGTVAGLLLLVGSLACAWTCYSTAYRAFRHTVDEDLLTVARLAALRIDPDAHARLTRAGQQNGPEYLRVVAPLREMVGAAGHLRYIYTLRAVGDELRFVVDTGLPEDTDGDGVVDQAGLGEPYTGAPAGLARAAASGEPYVSPEPYDDDWGTFFSAWVPLRHDDGRLECLVAVDIEGEVFEARCRSMRHAFWFSCAAALMVSGLAGVGVAVSQRSKLVYLDRLSRSERRYALAVDGADEGIWDWDLGTDTLYFSGRLRRMLGISEDSREAGPLVASFLDRVHPDDRHRVRSAIREHLERRAPYDVEYRVRGVSGGDRWFRSRGQAVWDDRGRPVRFVGSVGDVTDRVRLRRQLRRAARLDRLTRLPNRDALLRRLRRVIRSRRQGPGLGFALLFLDFDRFKIVNDSLGHDAGDALLVEIAARLRANLRTRDEVLRLCSGTAARIGGDEFVVLLEGLHSPSDAVPVARRLLAVLSEPYLIKSFRVVSTASIGIALDDAHYERAEDLLRDADTAMYEAKSAGRGSLAVFDESMRRRVRRRMQLEQGLRQAIEQDQLSLHYQPIARLDTGEVVSVEALVRWEHPELGPISPGEFIPIAEECGLIVPLGERVLDRAFGQLSRQEARSPSGKIPGVSVNLARQHLLLPDLAGRLTRTVRLAGIDPAEVHLEITEGAVMQDVDVARETLGRLREAGFRLAIDDFGTGYSSLACLHQFPFDLLKIDRFFLEGLVHSDDRASIVRTITALASILGFRVVAEGIETADQLALLRELGCDYGQGFYLCRPTHFADLPSRIPLPHADGLPAPVPC; this is encoded by the coding sequence ATGGGCGATGACGACCGGCCGGAACGCTTCCCCTTGACCCGGCTCGGACTGCCGGAGTTCCCGAGGGGAGACCCGGGCCCCGAGGGCGTCCGGTCTCGCCGCTCCGGGCCCGCCTCCGGCCCGCTGGAGGGCCTCGGCCGGCGACTGCACCGCGTCCCCCCGGCCCTCCAGGGGACGGTCGCCGGCCTCCTGCTGCTGGTCGGCTCGCTGGCCTGCGCCTGGACCTGCTACTCGACCGCCTATCGCGCCTTCCGGCACACCGTCGACGAGGATCTGCTCACCGTCGCCCGGCTGGCCGCCCTCAGGATCGACCCCGACGCCCATGCCCGGCTGACCCGGGCCGGCCAGCAGAACGGGCCCGAGTACCTGAGGGTTGTCGCGCCGCTCCGGGAGATGGTGGGGGCCGCCGGGCACCTCCGCTACATCTACACCCTCCGGGCCGTCGGGGACGAGCTGCGGTTCGTCGTCGACACCGGCCTCCCCGAGGACACCGACGGCGACGGCGTGGTCGACCAGGCCGGCCTTGGGGAGCCCTACACGGGGGCGCCTGCGGGGCTCGCCCGGGCCGCCGCCTCGGGGGAGCCCTACGTCTCCCCCGAGCCCTATGACGACGACTGGGGCACCTTCTTCTCGGCCTGGGTCCCCCTGCGACACGACGACGGCCGCCTGGAGTGCCTCGTGGCCGTGGACATCGAGGGGGAGGTCTTCGAGGCCCGATGCCGGAGCATGAGGCACGCCTTCTGGTTCTCCTGCGCCGCCGCACTGATGGTCAGCGGCCTGGCCGGGGTCGGCGTCGCGGTCTCCCAGCGGAGCAAGCTCGTCTACCTCGACCGGCTTTCCCGGAGCGAGCGGCGTTATGCCCTGGCCGTCGACGGCGCGGACGAGGGGATCTGGGACTGGGACCTCGGCACCGACACCCTGTATTTCTCCGGCCGCCTCCGCCGGATGCTCGGCATCTCGGAGGATTCCCGGGAGGCGGGCCCCCTGGTCGCCTCCTTCCTCGACCGGGTCCACCCCGACGACCGGCATCGGGTCCGGTCGGCGATCCGGGAGCACCTGGAGCGTCGGGCCCCCTACGACGTCGAATATCGCGTCCGGGGCGTCTCGGGGGGGGATCGCTGGTTCCGTTCCCGGGGGCAGGCCGTCTGGGACGATCGCGGGCGACCCGTCCGTTTCGTCGGCTCGGTGGGGGACGTGACCGACCGGGTCCGCCTCCGCCGCCAGCTCCGGAGGGCGGCCCGTCTCGACCGGCTGACCCGGCTGCCCAACCGGGACGCGCTGCTCCGCAGGCTCCGACGGGTGATCCGGTCCCGGCGGCAGGGACCGGGCCTCGGCTTCGCCCTGCTATTCCTGGACTTCGACCGCTTCAAGATCGTCAACGACAGCCTCGGCCACGACGCCGGGGACGCCCTGCTCGTCGAGATCGCCGCCCGGCTGAGGGCCAACCTCCGGACCCGGGACGAGGTGCTCCGGCTCTGCTCCGGCACCGCCGCCCGCATCGGCGGCGACGAGTTCGTCGTGCTCCTGGAGGGGCTCCATTCCCCCTCGGACGCCGTCCCGGTCGCCCGGAGGCTGCTGGCGGTCCTCTCCGAGCCCTACCTCATCAAGTCCTTCCGCGTCGTCTCGACCGCCAGCATCGGCATCGCCCTGGATGACGCCCACTACGAGCGCGCCGAGGACCTGCTCCGGGACGCCGACACGGCGATGTACGAGGCCAAGTCGGCCGGCCGGGGCAGCCTGGCCGTCTTCGACGAGTCCATGAGGCGGCGGGTCCGGCGCCGGATGCAGCTGGAACAGGGGCTCCGCCAGGCGATCGAGCAGGACCAGCTCTCGCTGCATTACCAGCCGATCGCCCGCCTCGACACCGGGGAGGTCGTCAGCGTCGAGGCCCTGGTCCGCTGGGAGCACCCGGAGCTGGGCCCGATCTCGCCCGGGGAGTTCATCCCGATCGCCGAGGAATGCGGGCTGATCGTCCCGCTGGGGGAGCGCGTCCTGGACCGCGCCTTCGGCCAGCTCTCGAGGCAGGAGGCCCGCTCCCCGTCGGGGAAGATCCCCGGGGTGAGCGTCAACCTGGCCCGGCAGCACCTGCTGCTGCCGGACCTCGCCGGCCGGCTCACCCGGACCGTCCGCCTGGCCGGCATCGACCCGGCCGAGGTCCACCTGGAGATCACCGAGGGGGCGGTCATGCAGGACGTCGACGTCGCCCGGGAGACCCTCGGCCGGCTCCGGGAGGCCGGCTTCCGCCTGGCGATCGACGACTTCGGCACCGGCTACTCCTCCCTCGCCTGCCTGCACCAGTTCCCCTTCGACCTCCTGAAGATCGACCGCTTCTTCCTCGAGGGCCTGGTCCACTCCGACGACCGCGCCTCGATCGTCCGGACGATCACCGCGCTGGCCTCCATCCTCGGCTTCCGGGTCGTCGCCGAGGGGATCGAGACGGCCGACCAGCTCGCCCTGCTCCGGGAGCTCGGCTGCGACTACGGCCAGGGGTTCTACCTCTGCCGGCCGACCCACTTCGCCGACCTCCCCTCCCGGATCCCGCTCCCCCACGCCGACGGACTGCCCGCCCCCGTCCCCTGCTGA
- a CDS encoding shikimate kinase, whose protein sequence is MGIGSARGLGVALVGYRGTGKSTVGRIVADRLGWAFEDADEVLERRVGRPIASIFSERGEPAFRDLEAGTLRELTARSRLVIATGGGVVLREENREVLRAFGFVAWLSARPGTIVDRLRADPAGRPALTAAGLLGEVAEVLGRREALYRELAGAEVDTEGRSPGQVAEAVLAALPGSYREGP, encoded by the coding sequence ATGGGGATCGGATCGGCCCGGGGGCTCGGGGTCGCCCTGGTCGGGTACCGGGGGACGGGGAAGTCGACCGTCGGCCGGATCGTGGCCGATCGGCTCGGCTGGGCGTTCGAGGACGCCGACGAGGTGCTGGAACGCCGGGTCGGCCGGCCGATCGCCTCGATCTTCTCCGAGCGGGGCGAGCCCGCCTTCCGGGACCTGGAGGCCGGGACGCTCCGGGAGCTGACCGCCCGGTCCCGGCTGGTGATCGCCACCGGGGGGGGCGTGGTGCTCCGGGAGGAGAACCGGGAAGTTCTGCGGGCGTTCGGGTTCGTCGCCTGGCTCTCGGCCCGCCCCGGGACGATCGTCGACCGCCTCCGGGCCGACCCCGCCGGCCGGCCCGCCCTGACCGCCGCCGGGCTGTTGGGGGAGGTGGCCGAGGTGCTCGGCCGCCGGGAGGCGCTCTACCGGGAGCTGGCGGGGGCCGAGGTCGACACCGAGGGCCGATCCCCCGGGCAGGTCGCCGAGGCGGTGCTGGCCGCCCTCCCCGGTTCGTATCGCGAAGGGCCCTGA
- a CDS encoding prepilin peptidase, which translates to MIWTLHAILLPLIFVTGTLVGSFSNVCIYRLPWEKSVIWPPSCCPRCLATIRARDNVPVLGYLTLRGRCRECGATFSGRYAAIELLVGLLFVAVYAVDVMAEPRLMYGGELALALASAAYHAGLATLLVVATFIDYDYEIIPDSVTVTGMVLGLAVGAIVPEIRMEPGRAESTLGGLGTGVLGLVVGGGVIYAVRLLGWVLFRKEGMGLGDVTLVAMIGGFLGWQATPLVLFLGAIVGLVHGGIRLALILGDRLAGRPARTSAIPFGPYLSLAALILMLGWRWLWPGWLGELFRTYAEVGEFLLGMLLDMAFGGG; encoded by the coding sequence GTGATCTGGACCTTGCACGCCATCCTTCTGCCGCTGATCTTCGTCACCGGGACGCTGGTGGGCAGCTTCTCGAACGTCTGCATCTACCGATTGCCCTGGGAGAAGAGCGTCATCTGGCCGCCCTCGTGCTGCCCGAGGTGCCTGGCGACCATCCGGGCGAGGGACAACGTGCCGGTGCTCGGCTACCTGACGCTCCGGGGCCGGTGCCGGGAGTGCGGCGCGACCTTCTCGGGGCGGTACGCGGCGATCGAGCTGCTGGTGGGCCTGCTGTTCGTGGCCGTCTACGCCGTGGACGTGATGGCCGAGCCCAGGCTCATGTACGGCGGGGAGCTGGCGCTGGCCCTGGCGAGCGCCGCCTACCACGCGGGCCTGGCGACCCTGCTGGTGGTGGCGACCTTCATCGACTACGACTACGAGATCATCCCCGACTCGGTCACGGTGACCGGCATGGTCCTCGGCCTGGCCGTCGGGGCGATTGTGCCGGAGATCCGGATGGAGCCGGGCCGGGCGGAGTCGACCCTGGGGGGGCTGGGGACGGGGGTGCTGGGCCTGGTGGTGGGTGGGGGGGTGATCTACGCGGTCCGGCTCCTCGGCTGGGTCCTCTTCCGCAAGGAGGGGATGGGCCTGGGGGACGTGACGCTGGTGGCCATGATCGGCGGCTTCCTCGGCTGGCAGGCGACGCCGCTGGTGCTCTTCCTGGGGGCGATCGTGGGCCTGGTGCACGGGGGGATCCGGCTGGCCCTGATCCTGGGAGACCGCCTCGCCGGCCGGCCGGCCCGGACCTCGGCGATCCCCTTCGGCCCGTACCTGAGCCTGGCGGCCCTGATCCTGATGCTCGGTTGGCGATGGCTCTGGCCGGGATGGCTGGGGGAGCTGTTCCGGACGTACGCCGAGGTCGGGGAATTCCTGCTCGGCATGCTGCTGGACATGGCCTTCGGCGGGGGATGA
- a CDS encoding LapA family protein, which produces MTSPYRRRKPSLIRNLWIYRHLVAVAFVLGVLLWFVVINGQSVQVTFPFGLGTLTSSTGILILLSAMAGALLAMLAMGVLVALRRLKAGAGMADVEKEAGVFDDDLPPSDYAANAPEGLDDAPWSGGR; this is translated from the coding sequence ATGACCTCTCCATATCGGCGCCGCAAGCCGTCGCTGATCCGCAACCTCTGGATCTACCGCCACCTGGTGGCGGTCGCCTTCGTGCTGGGGGTGCTGCTCTGGTTCGTGGTGATCAACGGCCAGTCGGTGCAGGTGACCTTTCCGTTCGGCCTGGGGACCCTGACCAGCTCGACCGGCATCCTGATCCTGCTCAGCGCGATGGCAGGGGCCTTGCTGGCGATGCTGGCGATGGGGGTGCTCGTCGCCCTCCGGCGGCTCAAGGCCGGGGCCGGGATGGCCGACGTAGAGAAAGAGGCCGGAGTCTTCGACGACGACCTGCCCCCGTCGGACTACGCCGCCAACGCGCCGGAGGGCCTCGACGACGCCCCCTGGTCGGGCGGGCGCTGA